The following proteins come from a genomic window of Bactrocera dorsalis isolate Fly_Bdor chromosome 6, ASM2337382v1, whole genome shotgun sequence:
- the LOC125779249 gene encoding uncharacterized protein LOC125779249, protein MSDNENFEALNPECKDSDVQSVKSTQSHKSTVLSAPTLNVSVTSGRQSPVHSDVDETGSVKSTRSSKRAQSPARLPDELVLKARSQINRVKALTLHFKQINNFRDKDSSAINNSALNALALIGQSTDNWDCLLVYSTIKQLSSRTGELWESSVSNQATYPTYTQLKDFISQRARTLENTESACQQSTASPSSNQQNPKNSLHATARKTATQPAQQDSCYQCDCCFGAHFITSCQKFRTLSPQDRHEVVIQRHICKNCMGRHNLASCKSSARCKICNRNHHSMLHEAATATTSNNSCQSNHSIQSSLNSATHSSTAITLLATAKALIITPIQQINVRILIDSGSEISLVSEHLITQASIKRRHSSVTITGIGGKNVITSKGSADLILKASHSDTTVQIVAQILPILTVRSPSSRTSSELWTNPHHIKLADPSFFLPQPVDIIIGADFFGRIIKPNIIRYPSITSIAQLSIFGWLIIGPAALTSIQQPRLSLITTSNTRQESNLDELLTRFWIQEEVPEQSVSELTPEEEQCETHFKTTHQRDQSGGYIVRLPVISEKLNLGNSYNSAHRRLQQISKKLNTNQEYKQLYTEFMQVYEVMGHMTAVSNTPTSLNTDNDIESADFTNEMTLAHDTSVSGGLRVANGESAVKCHQRTQSVYYLPHHGVLRPDSVSTKLRVVFDGSCVTSSGKSLNDFLHIGAKIQLDITDVLLYVRQHQYIVSTDIEKMFRKINVHPDDWDLQRILWFNNNEEIMSYHLTTVTYGTRSAPFLDVRVLQQLVEDEGKNYPLAVPALKYGRYVDDIFGGADNTSELKAIANQLKQICTAGGFPLAKWQSSSEEVLNFISPAGACDEPHQLGDCTSKLLGLYWHNLRFIMKRHSDNQNKSSKRSILSEVAQIFDPLGFLSPLTIKAKMLLQELWLQKIGWDHQVPSKVLQSWQSLQLELQQIDTLNIPRWINTSKVTNYGSPHAEASATLFTQTASQHFLVQMPHSKNYSLKDHQKAHQSLHSYWMTALSANSIHLQHRTWAASGKQR, encoded by the exons ATGTCCGATAACGAAAATTTCGAGGCACTCAATCCGGAGTGTAAAGATTCGGACGTGCAATCGGTCAAATCGACACAAAGTCACAAGTCAACGGTGCTATCCGCACCTACACTCAACGTGTCTGTTACGTCAGGACGACAATCACCTGTGCACTCGGATGTGGACGAGACAGGTTCTGTCAAATCCACTCGCTCGTCAAAACGTGCACAATCGCCCGCACGGCTACCTGACGAGCTCGTGCTTAAAGCCAGATCGCAAATCAATCGCGTTAAGGCACTCACTTTACACTTCAAGCAAATCAATAATTTCCGGGATAAGGACAGCTCTGCAATCAA CAACTCAGCACTCAACGCACTCGCACTCATTGGCCAATCAACAGACAATTGGGATTGTCTGCTAGTTTATTCCACCATCAAGCAACTCTCAAGCCGCACTGGCGAACTGTGGGAATCCTCAGTTAGCAATCAAGCGACATATCCAACCTACACGCAACTCAAGGACTTTATCAGTCAGCGGGCTCGCACTCTCGAGAACACAGAGTCAGCTTGTCAGCAATCAACTGCCAGCCCCTCAAGCAATCAGCAAAATCCAAAAAACTCACTTCACGCCACCGCACGCAAAACTGCCACACAGCCAGCTCAGCAAGACTCGTGTTATCAATGTGATTGCTGCTTTGGAGCGCACTTCATCACTTCATGCCAAAAGTTCCGCACTCTGTCACCTCAAGATCGTCATGAAGTAGTTATCCAACGACACATCTGCAAGAACTGTATGGGCAGACACAACCTTGCATCGTGCAAAAGTTCTGCGCGGTGCAAGATTTGCAATCGCAATCACCACTCAATGTTGCACGAAGCAGCTACAGCAACAA CCTCCAATAACTCATGTCAATCCAACCACTCAATTCAATCATCACTCAACTCCGCCACGCACTCATCAACTGCAATCACTTTACTAGCTACTGCAAAAGCACTAATCATCACGCCGATTCAGCAAATCAACGTTAGAATTCTGATCGACTCTGGGTCAGAAATTTCACTCGTCTCTGAACATCTCATCACGCAAGCTTCAATTAAAAGACGCCACTCATCAGTTACCATCACGGGAATCGGCGGTAAGAATGTCATTACATCAAAGGGGTCAGCTGACCTCATACTCAAGGCAAGTCACTCTGACACAACTGTGCAAATCGTTGCTCAGATTTTACCAATTCTTACTGTCCGTTCACCATCATCACGCACGTCATCTGAACTATGGACTAATCCACACCATATCAAGCTTGCAGATCCGAGTTTCTTTCTGCCACAACCAGTGGACATCATCATCGGCGCTGATTTTTTCGGTCGAATTATTAAACCAAACATCATCAGGTACCCGTCAATCACTTCAATTGCTCAACTTTCAATTTTCGGTTGGCTCATCATTGGACCAGCAGCACTCACATCAATTCAGCAGCCTCGTCTCTCACTCATCACCACCTCAAACACTAGACAAGAAAGCAATCTCGACGAGTTGCTCACTCGATTCTGGATTCAAGAAGAAGTTCCCGAGCAATCGGTCAGTGAACTGACCCCAGAAGAAGAGCAATGTGAAACACACTTCAAAACGACACATCAACGAGACCAATCGGGGGGATACATCGTCCGACTGCCAGTCATCTCAGAAAAATTGAATCTTGGAAATTCGTACAACTCAGCACATCGACGGCTACAGCAAATCAGCAAGAAACTCAACACCAATCAAGAATACAAGCAACTCTACACAGAATTCATGCAAGTCTATGAAGTTATGGGACACATGACTGCCGTATCAAACACTCCAACTTCACTCAATACTGACAACGACATTGAATCAGCTGATTTCACCAACGAGATGACCTTAGCACATGACACTTCGGTATCAGGAGGGTTGAGGGTCGCAAACGGTGAGTCAGCTGTTAAATGTCACCAGCGTACTCAATCAGTATactatctgccacatcacggaGTGTTACGTCCCGACAGTGTCAGCACCAAACTCAGAGTCGTCTTCGACGGCTCGTGTGTCACCTCTTCAGGAAAATCACTCAACGATTTTCTGCACATCGGAGCAAAAATTCAACTTGATATCACCGACGTACTTCTATACGTCCGACAACACCAATACATCGTCTCGacagacattgagaaaatgtTCCGGAAAATCAACGTACATCCAGACGACTGGGACTTGCAACGCATTCTTTGGTTCAATAATAATGAAGAGATTATGTCATATCATCTCACCACAGTCACCTACGGCACGAGATCAGCACCGTTCCTTGACGTCCGAGTCCTTCAACAACTCGTGGaggacgaaggaaaaaattatCCACTCGCAGTACCTGCACTCAAGTACGGCAGATATGTCGACGATATTTTCGGCGGAGCTGATAACACTTCTGAGCTAAAAGCAATCGCCAATCAATTAAAACAAATCTGCACGGCGGGTGGTTTCCCACTCGCCAAGTGGCAATCAAGCAGCGAAGAAgtacttaatttcatttcaccAGCTGGAGCATGTGATGAACCGCACCAGCTTGGAGACTGCACGAGCAAACTGCTAGGATTGTACTGGCACAATCTTAgattcatcatgaaaagacaCTCGGACAATCAAAACAAGTCCTCCAAACGATCAATCTTATCTGAGGTGGCTCAGATCTTCGATCCACTGGGATTTTTATCACCGCTCACAATCAAGGCAAAGATGCTGCTGCAGGAATTGTGGTTGCAAAAAATCGGTTGGGATCACCAGGTCCCGTCGAAAGTATTGCAATCATGGCAATCACTCCAACTCGAACTACAACAAATCGACACACTCAATATTCCACGCTGGATTAACACTTCAAAGGTCACGAATT ACGGTTCACCGCACGCAGAGGCTTCTGCCACACTCTTTACTCAGACTGCGTCACAACATTTCTTGGTGCAGATGCCAcactcaaaaaattattcactcaAGGATCATCAGAAAGCACATCAATCGCTTCACTCCTACTGGATGACGGCACTCAGTGCCAATTCAATCCACCTGCAGCACCGCACATGGGCGGCAAGTGGGAAGCAGCGGTAA